Within the Burkholderiales bacterium genome, the region TCGGAAAATGAATCGACGTTTATTCCGATCGGCACGCGGCATCGGCTGGAAAATCCCGGAAAGGTCCCGCTGGAAATTATCGAAGTGCAATCCGGCGCCTATCTTGGCGAGGACGACATTGTGCGCTTCGAGGACGCTTACGGGCGCCGTTAAGCGGGGGGCATCCGCAGGCTGCTGTGAGAAT harbors:
- the cpsB gene encoding mannose-1-phosphate guanylyltransferase/mannose-6-phosphate isomerase (capsular polysaccharide colanic acid biosynthesis protein; catalyzes the formation of GDP-mannose from GTP and alpha-D-mannose 1-phosphate); this encodes SENESTFIPIGTRHRLENPGKVPLEIIEVQSGAYLGEDDIVRFEDAYGRR